Within Anopheles nili chromosome 3, idAnoNiliSN_F5_01, whole genome shotgun sequence, the genomic segment AGGGTGTTGCTAACGGGGCTACTCGGGGTTTCCTTCTCGTCTTGCCGTTCTAAACCGAACGGAACTGAGAACGAGCAGCTTGACCTAATTCGCGTGACTTCTGCTCGCCTCTCTGTACACCAGCAATGTGCATCGTTGGACTAGAAGGAACGATGGTGAGACCTGGACCGGGTCTTACCCACCAACCGAAGGATAGCGGAACCCAGCGAGACGCCCATCCGGCGAGTGATCCTTTGTTGCAGACTCGCAACGGCACCACGTCCGCCGCCGAACGCCATCGGAGGCTGATTCCCTACATGCAGTACTACGTAACGTCGACGGCCGCACCAGCGGGAACCGATAATGCGGACTATCAGCCGTCGTTCAACCAGCTCTATAATTATAGGCCGATCGTGAGTATTGCCTTATGTATGCAGATTGCTAGGATTAAGGCGCCATTACTTCATCATCTCGATCCCTGCCCGCGAATTCCGTCGTGGGCACGCGAATCGAGACCGGTGCCATTATTCGGGTAGAATGAATGCGGTGTAGGGCTTACGAGCTTTATGTAACGAGTGCTGGACCTTCGAGACAATGACACACAGTcacacagatacacacacacagtcgtATCGTGTCCAAGCATCGACAAAGCCTGCTGGCCAACATTTGAATGGACATTTCCGCGCCTTTTGCGCCACGCGCCCACAACGCCCGTATATGGCATTTGTGATCGATCTCGTTGCGATCGCGATATGCTTTCTGAGCCTAACGtgacttttccacccctttcCCATTTAGAACGTTCCCGTGAGGGAGCCCGTTGCTGACATTCGGCAGAATTATTACACACCCAagcacaacaaacaacacgGACAGCAGCAGGCGTACCGGCAGCAAGAGGAACCGGTACCTTATGAGCTGCAACGACCGCATCATAAGCAGTACTACAGCACTCAACCGAAGCTGGTTGCCTCGACGGGGTTAAAATCGATCCCATCGGTTAGTCTCAGTCCTTTCACCTTCGAGTACAACCATCGGCATCAGCAGAGCCCTGTGAAGGTGGTGACTGTCGGTGGGTCGTCTTCATCCCATTCTGCGACGTCATACTCCGTATTGAATACTGCCTCCAGTGGTGATCATCACGGTGAACAgggtgctggtgctgatgtATACGAGCGGCCTAAGTATGCTGTTATTCCACGGGAACGCGATCAGTACGAGCAGGTTCCACAACGGTTCCCGGCTGTTCTGCCTCAGAAGCTGTATGGTATCGAGGTGCACATGAAGCATCAGTCAGAGGATGACACAGGACCTGAGCCACTTGCTGGGGGTAAATATTTCCTTCCAACTGTGGCCAGTGAAGTACCTCCATCGGCGCGAAAACCGGCACTTGTGAGTGTTCTCTTAAGCATCTGGTGAGTGTTCTCCTAAGATCGCGAGAAAAAACTGTTCCTTTCCATTCCAGTACCAAGCAGTTCCGGTGTACAAAAAGACGCGCATCAATCCGTTCTTGCCCTCGAACACTATTCCCGGTCCTTTCACGCCGATGACAGGcgccagcagcagtggcagtagtagcagcagttcATCAGGAGGATCCAACACAGGCTCATTGAGCTCTTCTCACCAGCTCGATCTAGCTGGGCACAGCGAATCGGCAGGTGGAGCAGTTTCGTACATCAAGAGCACAGTAACAGAATCACCAGTGGCGGTATATTCGTCATACGACCACGGCAGTCCCGTCCAGGATATTCGCACCCATGGAGATGTGGCGTCAGCTCCATACCTGGTGTTGAAGACCGTGCCGAAGTTTTACTACGAAAAACCAAGGATCCCAGTAGTAACGCCGAGTCCGGCGCCCTACCAGGTGTTCTACAAGGAAAAACCTAGTGAAGGACGTAAGCACCACTCCAACCACAGCGGTGAGTACAAGATAACGCGCGTAGAGTTGTACCGATGTGTGATTAGCGCTTCTCTCCATAGCATATTCAAGACCGCGGATTCCCGGAGTGGTCCCGGTGAGGGTAATTGCCGTTGATCCCCACAACCAACCCAACGAAGGTCATCCAGAGCAATCGAATGCTCCCTACTATACAATGGGGCAACAGCTGTACAAGGTGCAGGAATCGGCAGCGCCTAGCAAGGGCCAGTCGTTACCGCCTCCTCGCCAGCATTTAACTGAAACTGTCCTGCCTCAGAAGACGGTGGTATCTGATGGACTTGGCAAGCTCCCGCCAGCGGCGGGTCAGTACTTCCTTGGGCAGAACTACAAGGTCTACAAGGTCCCGGTGAAGCCTCACGTAGTGGCTCCGGAGCCTTCATATCAGTACGCGCATCCCCAGATGGTCGCAACGATTTCTAGCACTACTCCTAGGCCGTTGgccttttcgacaactcctgTCTCAACCGTCGGACCTCCTGTGCACGAATCACCCTCGTACCCGGTGTACCACCATCATCACTCTCATGCGAAACAGCCTCGACATAACCGAACGGAGTACGCCAACCGACAGCGGTTCTACCCGCAATCGATGCGCCATCCGAACCAACATAAACCACGGCCTATTCCGTTAGTTACGGTTGACGAGCGGGAACAGGACCTTCCATTGCCAGCGGGTACTGCTACCGGCTCTTTGTCAGACTTGCTGAAGAACTTGCAGGACAGCAACCTGCTGCCGAAAACGCTCACCCCAGACAACATCGACAACTCCATCCGGACGCTGGTGAAGATCCTGAACAACCTGAAAGCGAACGGTCAACATCATCCGGAAGTCGAGCGGCCTGAGATAAGCGAGGTCGATACGTACAGGCGAGTTAACTACACGACGGTAGAACCCGAGACGTATGTGGACGCAGACAAGTACGCTGCCGGACCGCCCATGCTGATCAACAAAGTGGTCTCGCCGGGACCGAACACCGGTAAACCGGGCATTGACTACCCAGCGTTAGCCGAGATCCCCGAGACGAGCTTCAAGTGTAAGGATCAACGGTACAAAGGCTTCTTTGGCGACCCGGAAACCAACTGCCAGGTGTGGCACTACTGCGATCTGAACGGCGGAAAAGCCTCGTTCCTGTGTCCGAATGGAACCATCTTCAGTCAGGTATGTAGGTCAACGCCATACGTCTCGAAGCACACTGACGAGATATGACCTTTTTCTGTCTTTTCTGGTGCCAAAGGTTGCCCTGACGTGCGATTGGTGGTTCAATGTGAAATGTTCGACGACGGCGCAACTGTACGTGTTGAACGAACGACTCTACAAGTACATTCTGCCCTTCACACCCAAGTTCCCGGAGGACTACAGTGGACCCCTAGTGGATAAGTATGTGGCACGAAGGTCATTTGGGAAAGGTAGTTCGGATTTAACCTTCTGTTTGTTGGCCGTTTCTCGGACAGATACTTAGCCCTCAAGTTCCAGGAGATGGAGGAGAAGATGAAACAACAGCGTGCCAAAGGAGCAAAGCAGGGTTCGATAGAGATCCCCAACGCAGTGCCGGAAAATGACGAAGTTAACGGCAATACGCTGGAGGACAATGACGAACGCTACAACCAGAATCAGCCTTACCCAGTCAAGTATGTCACCACGGAAGCCGCTGCTGAGAAAGTCCCGACAATGCCAGCCTTGTCCAAGACCGTCGTATCGATGCCGAAAGCACCATCACCGTCTGGCCAGATCACGCTGGAGGACATCGATGCGGATCTGCAACGGGGCAATCCCCGACTTACAGAATCCTCGAGCGCAAGCAGCACACTGGGTCCTTCGACTATGATGAGCATGTCGGCGGAACTCGCGGACGAGGAATCGCCCTCATCGCCCACAAGCTTTAGGACATCGTCCGTCCCCACGACAACCACGCTCATCATCGCAACCGAGGATCCTCCGATCGATCCGTTCCACGTGGAAGCGATGGACGAGCCGGAAGCGAGAGAAGAGGACGAATATGTGAATGTGGTGAATGCAAAACAGCCCACACACGCGCCTTTGATACTCCACCCAACGGGGGCGCCCATGTTGGGTAAGGTTCGACGAATTGAAGTTAAAAATGACGGCACAAGCGGCCATCTGATTAGAAACGCTAATTACAaccggagaaggaaaaaataagaagGAGAAGATAGCATGCGATGCGACTTGGAAGTAGATGTTGATTTATCATCAATACTCAAAGGAAACTCAATAAACTTTTGTACAATATATGTagtaatgtaaaataaatggaCCAACCTTGAAAAGAAGgcgttgtttgtttcattttgcattGACCTACTTCTACGAGGCGTTTATCATGCGTGCTATGTTCGTAAGAAGTCCTACATCGGGTCGATGTATTCTAGTGCGCTATCGGCGTACCACCAATACGCCTAATGGCATTCTGGCATTggcatcatttatcattttgtcGTGATAAATTAATGCCTTCGCAAATGAATCCAATGGCCTGCGGTATAAGGTAGTCGTTGGTCACGAACCGACCGGCGACCAATCCGAAGTGTAGTAACGCCACAGTTATCGATATCTCGAATCTCGCTACTGTCTTGTGATCCAACGCACGTTATTTACTGTGAGGTTTGGTTATTCGACGAGAAATGAAGGGAAATTTAGTCGCAAAGGCGAATAAAATAATCCTCAGCTGCAATCGATTACGCACGACATACAGCAACTGTTACGGAAATCATCGACTACgcccatattttttttaatcgtaaAGAGAAGCATCAGAAACAGAAAGTCAACGCATCTGAATATGTTACATCCATCATAGATTTATTGAAagattttttcacccaaagTATAAGCTATGTACATGTTTACAGTTAACAAAATAAAGTAATAATTCCAACTCAAAGTTAAGATGCTTGACGATGTCCACGACGATAAAACATCCACACGAtgtaaaatattcaatatGGGTTTAGGTAAAGAACCAAACGTTCATTTGCACGACTAATCTACCAAGCTCAATCAAGCAGCAGGGCTCTAGATACAATTCAAATCTGAACTCGACGTTTCGGATGAATGGCAATCAGCGCGAGGAACGAGTAAGCCCTTACCAACCACATGTAATACCTGTATTAAGTTGTACGTGTTGAAAATTCCGTAAGAATTCCAGTTTACATGTCCGATTGTGGATTGGAAATCCGTTAATCCGAACGTGCCTGTGTTTGCAAATTTAAACAATGTTTTGAATACGTATCGCTGCATACCGGTATGTGGAGCAAAATCGAATTTTGGCGCGCCTAATCGAATGTTTGAACGATAGAAAAAATGGGTGTAGTAATCCTAccaaacaaattgattttgtTCTGGCATCCTCTCACGGTTGGTATAAGAATGTTGAGAAATTGTTTTGGGATATAGTCTGACGATGGGTACTACTTTTTAGCCAAACTCAACTTCCAAAAATATACTAAACTAATGTATGCATTCTAGTTTTTGCATATCTACCAAAAGAAATTACATCTAACTCTCTAACGTAGGTTAAAGGAAGTTCATAATTGTTAAACACCGATGTATGAGGACGCTACAGAAGTTCGGGAGCATTGTGTTAACAAACGTTTGCATCGTCGTTGAAAAACGTTAGGATGCAGAGTTGTGGTCGGAACGTTAGAATTggatcatcgtcgtcctccgACATTTCATCCTGGGCGTTTGATTTTACTGATAATGCCTTTTCTTTACTTTCAGGCTCTTCATCTGACTCGCTCATATAGTAAACAAGCGTCGAATTTGGATGTATTAGGCGATTAAAATTTTCGAATTTCTTACGCCGCGAAGGACACGTGACGGCATTCAGATCTAAGTCATTGCTATTGATGCAAATCTTAGCAGCATTCCTTGGAAGACTCTGATGAATTGATTTGGGACGATAAACGACGGTACCTTGTGTCTTGTAAGGAAGTCGCCCATTGATACTCAACTGATGCCGGTAGTCAGCTGGCATGGGATAGTTTCGATTATTGTAAGCTTTCTGAATCGATACATCTCTATCTTTTGCCACACAGCTATGATTGTTTAATGTAgatttgttgttcattgaATGAGTGCTTACTTGGTTTGCA encodes:
- the LOC128726032 gene encoding uncharacterized protein LOC128726032; its protein translation is MNERLQRCMRQRTLQLFMVTAMCIVGLEGTMVRPGPGLTHQPKDSGTQRDAHPASDPLLQTRNGTTSAAERHRRLIPYMQYYVTSTAAPAGTDNADYQPSFNQLYNYRPINVPVREPVADIRQNYYTPKHNKQHGQQQAYRQQEEPVPYELQRPHHKQYYSTQPKLVASTGLKSIPSVSLSPFTFEYNHRHQQSPVKVVTVGGSSSSHSATSYSVLNTASSGDHHGEQGAGADVYERPKYAVIPRERDQYEQVPQRFPAVLPQKLYGIEVHMKHQSEDDTGPEPLAGGKYFLPTVASEVPPSARKPALYQAVPVYKKTRINPFLPSNTIPGPFTPMTGASSSGSSSSSSSGGSNTGSLSSSHQLDLAGHSESAGGAVSYIKSTVTESPVAVYSSYDHGSPVQDIRTHGDVASAPYLVLKTVPKFYYEKPRIPVVTPSPAPYQVFYKEKPSEGRKHHSNHSAYSRPRIPGVVPVRVIAVDPHNQPNEGHPEQSNAPYYTMGQQLYKVQESAAPSKGQSLPPPRQHLTETVLPQKTVVSDGLGKLPPAAGQYFLGQNYKVYKVPVKPHVVAPEPSYQYAHPQMVATISSTTPRPLAFSTTPVSTVGPPVHESPSYPVYHHHHSHAKQPRHNRTEYANRQRFYPQSMRHPNQHKPRPIPLVTVDEREQDLPLPAGTATGSLSDLLKNLQDSNLLPKTLTPDNIDNSIRTLVKILNNLKANGQHHPEVERPEISEVDTYRRVNYTTVEPETYVDADKYAAGPPMLINKVVSPGPNTGKPGIDYPALAEIPETSFKCKDQRYKGFFGDPETNCQVWHYCDLNGGKASFLCPNGTIFSQVALTCDWWFNVKCSTTAQLYVLNERLYKYILPFTPKFPEDYSGPLVDKYLALKFQEMEEKMKQQRAKGAKQGSIEIPNAVPENDEVNGNTLEDNDERYNQNQPYPVKYVTTEAAAEKVPTMPALSKTVVSMPKAPSPSGQITLEDIDADLQRGNPRLTESSSASSTLGPSTMMSMSAELADEESPSSPTSFRTSSVPTTTTLIIATEDPPIDPFHVEAMDEPEAREEDEYVNVVNAKQPTHAPLILHPTGAPMLGKVRRIEVKNDGTSGHLIRNANYNRRRKK